The following are encoded in a window of Roseimaritima ulvae genomic DNA:
- a CDS encoding co-chaperone GroES translates to MASINLRPLDDRIVVQPSEAETTTAGGIVLPDAAREKPQRGTVVAVGPGRLLDSGSRGELGVAVGDTVIYGKYGGSDVEVDGQEMKILRESDILAKLL, encoded by the coding sequence ATGGCCAGTATTAACCTTCGTCCGCTCGACGACCGCATTGTTGTTCAACCCAGCGAAGCCGAAACCACCACGGCCGGCGGGATCGTGCTGCCCGACGCCGCTCGCGAAAAACCGCAGCGTGGCACCGTGGTAGCCGTCGGTCCGGGTCGTTTGCTCGACAGCGGCAGCCGTGGCGAATTGGGCGTCGCCGTGGGCGATACCGTGATCTACGGCAAGTACGGCGGCAGCGACGTCGAAGTCGACGGTCAAGAAATGAAGATCCTTCGCGAGAGCGACATCTTGGCAAAGTTGTTGTAA
- the dnaJ gene encoding molecular chaperone DnaJ — MAEQRCYYEVLEVDRTVEKSAIDKAYRKLAIRYHPDSNRDDEDAVEKFKEASEAYEVLSDPEKRARYDRFGHAGVKGGGGPQFNDVEDIFDAFGDLFGGGAFGDLFGGRGRGGGRRRRARPGADVRCDVTLTLEEAARGVSKEVSFSRRVKCETCDGGGAAPGSKPETCSTCGGQGQVIQSAGILRVQTACPRCHGAGQIISTPCSDCGGQGLQSERVQKSVDIPAGVDDGMRVRVPGEGEASPDGGPPGDCYLFITVQPHSLFHRDGRDLILQLPISYSQAALGAEIEVPTLDGPLEFRIEPGTHSGDVFTVRGQGMPDPRGGRRGNLRVQTIIEVPKKLSEKQEQLLRELADLEHESVLPQRKSFLSKLRDFFDPESTSTPES; from the coding sequence ATGGCCGAACAACGCTGCTACTATGAAGTCCTGGAAGTGGATCGCACGGTTGAAAAGTCGGCGATTGACAAGGCGTATCGAAAACTTGCGATTCGCTATCACCCCGACAGCAATCGGGATGATGAGGACGCCGTAGAAAAATTCAAAGAGGCCAGCGAAGCCTACGAAGTGCTCAGCGATCCCGAAAAACGGGCCCGCTACGATCGCTTCGGACACGCCGGCGTCAAGGGCGGCGGAGGCCCGCAGTTCAATGACGTCGAAGACATCTTTGATGCCTTTGGCGATCTGTTTGGCGGCGGCGCCTTTGGCGATCTATTCGGCGGACGCGGTCGCGGGGGCGGACGACGCCGGCGAGCTCGCCCCGGAGCGGACGTCCGCTGCGACGTGACGTTGACCCTGGAAGAAGCCGCTCGCGGTGTTTCCAAAGAGGTCTCCTTCAGCCGCCGCGTGAAGTGCGAAACCTGCGACGGCGGAGGCGCGGCGCCGGGCAGCAAACCCGAAACCTGTTCTACCTGCGGCGGACAGGGACAAGTCATCCAGTCGGCCGGTATCCTCCGCGTGCAAACCGCTTGCCCACGCTGCCATGGCGCCGGCCAAATCATTAGTACCCCCTGCAGCGATTGCGGCGGCCAAGGTCTGCAATCCGAACGGGTGCAAAAGAGTGTCGACATCCCCGCCGGTGTGGACGACGGGATGCGGGTCCGCGTGCCCGGCGAGGGCGAGGCCAGTCCCGATGGGGGGCCTCCCGGCGATTGTTACCTGTTCATCACCGTCCAACCTCACAGCCTGTTCCATCGTGACGGCCGCGACCTGATCCTGCAGCTGCCGATCTCCTACAGTCAGGCGGCCTTGGGCGCGGAAATCGAAGTCCCCACATTGGATGGTCCGCTGGAATTCCGCATTGAACCGGGCACTCACAGCGGCGACGTGTTCACCGTCCGCGGCCAGGGCATGCCCGATCCACGTGGCGGCCGACGCGGCAACCTACGCGTCCAAACGATTATCGAAGTTCCCAAAAAATTGAGCGAAAAGCAGGAACAGTTGCTGCGTGAATTGGCCGATCTGGAACACGAATCGGTGCTCCCGCAACGCAAGTCGTTCCTGTCCAAGTTGCGTGATTTTTTTGATCCTGAATCCACTTCCACCCCTGAATCGTAA
- a CDS encoding patatin-like phospholipase family protein: MLRRPDRYRAANRLLNHPPMEHPSRSPVLALGGGGARGIAHLGVLQHLAAAGWTASRMVGVSIGSLVAAMCATDTLHNALTVSKDYLASDAFRQRGHLLPATAPSEAPEEWSFLTIFHRMKRMIHDGRRMSRLLNHPSLLPAGILIEAIEAMVPDIDIDETNIPIKIIAADLISGHPVVLRAGSLRTAVQASASIPGIFPPVEFEDKLLCDIGGIDSLPSQAARERVDDFIIAVDVGPNTVREQDYSRAIDVLMRMEEIAETASRHQAYELADMVIRPQVGDCAWYDFDRFDELVAAGQVAAKRALRAFAARG; this comes from the coding sequence ATGCTTCGTAGGCCGGATCGATACCGCGCGGCGAATCGGCTGCTAAATCACCCGCCGATGGAGCATCCCTCGCGCTCGCCGGTGTTGGCACTCGGCGGCGGCGGGGCGCGGGGCATCGCCCACCTGGGCGTGCTGCAACATCTGGCCGCTGCCGGTTGGACGGCCTCGCGGATGGTCGGCGTCAGTATCGGCAGCCTGGTAGCCGCGATGTGCGCGACCGACACGTTGCACAACGCGTTGACCGTTTCGAAGGACTACCTGGCCAGCGATGCGTTTCGCCAACGTGGTCATTTACTGCCCGCCACGGCACCGTCGGAAGCTCCGGAGGAGTGGAGTTTTCTGACGATCTTTCATCGCATGAAGCGGATGATCCACGATGGTCGGCGGATGAGCCGGTTGCTGAACCATCCCTCGCTGTTGCCCGCTGGGATTCTGATCGAAGCCATCGAAGCGATGGTGCCCGATATCGACATCGACGAGACCAACATCCCGATCAAGATCATCGCGGCCGATCTGATCAGCGGTCATCCGGTGGTGTTGCGCGCCGGTTCGCTACGGACGGCGGTGCAGGCCTCGGCGTCGATTCCGGGAATTTTTCCACCGGTCGAATTTGAAGACAAATTGTTGTGCGACATCGGCGGCATCGACTCGCTGCCCAGTCAGGCGGCTCGCGAGCGGGTGGATGATTTTATCATCGCCGTCGACGTGGGCCCGAACACCGTCCGCGAGCAGGACTACAGTCGCGCTATTGATGTGTTGATGCGGATGGAAGAGATCGCCGAAACCGCCAGTCGGCATCAAGCCTACGAGCTGGCCGACATGGTGATCCGACCTCAGGTCGGCGACTGCGCCTGGTACGACTTCGATCGTTTCGACGAACTGGTCGCCGCCGGACAAGTCGCCGCCAAACGAGCCCTGCGGGCCTTTGCGGCCAGAGGCTAG
- a CDS encoding IS1380 family transposase has protein sequence MAQRKRKRPVLKRLRRQAVDFDFDGGTLTTDGGLLLLREVDRRLDLIRRLDQAIPDPRDPLHTVHPQAELLTSRIFAIAAGYEDGNDHDALRHDPAFQVAAGRVPAEHNYDGDHSPLASPSTHSRLENRIDTKTILRLNELLVDLFLESYEQPPEEIILDYDATDDTIHGNQEQRHFNGFYDGYCFLPLYVFCDDHLLVSHLRPSKVGAAHHARPITKLLIQKIRSRWPDVKIIIRGDSGFAIERLMRWCDKNDVGYVFGLQHNNVLNKQIACEMTQAQIRHGLYGGTQSVFKWFRYRTQKSWDCSRWVVGKAEYSSQGTNPRFVVTNLPSEEGIVDPTYRRVTIDGKRVRQLQDAGTLCSVAINPEEFYRTRYCPRGEMENRIKETQLGLFADRTSCSRFVANQFRLMLSSFAYVLLDGVRRLGLSDTKAARLRVDTIRLRLLKIAARVRVTSRRVVFHMASHCPSEALYEHVMQRLCRSD, from the coding sequence ATGGCACAGCGTAAACGAAAACGCCCCGTTTTGAAACGGCTCCGACGACAAGCGGTCGATTTTGATTTCGACGGCGGAACGCTGACCACCGATGGTGGCTTGCTGCTTCTGCGAGAGGTCGACCGAAGACTCGATTTGATTCGACGGCTCGATCAAGCCATCCCCGATCCTCGCGATCCGCTTCACACGGTCCACCCTCAAGCCGAACTGCTCACCTCCCGCATCTTTGCCATCGCCGCAGGTTACGAAGATGGCAACGACCACGACGCGCTGCGACACGACCCGGCGTTTCAAGTCGCTGCCGGGCGGGTTCCCGCGGAACACAATTACGACGGCGATCACTCCCCGCTGGCCAGCCCCTCAACGCACTCCCGATTAGAGAACAGGATCGACACCAAGACAATCTTGCGGTTGAACGAGCTCCTTGTGGACCTGTTTCTGGAAAGCTATGAGCAACCGCCCGAAGAAATCATCTTGGACTACGATGCCACCGACGACACGATCCACGGAAATCAAGAGCAACGGCATTTCAACGGCTTTTATGATGGCTACTGCTTTCTTCCCCTGTATGTTTTCTGTGACGACCACCTGTTGGTTTCGCACCTTCGCCCCAGCAAAGTCGGGGCCGCCCATCATGCTCGGCCGATTACCAAATTGCTGATCCAGAAGATCCGCTCCCGCTGGCCCGATGTGAAAATCATCATTCGCGGCGACAGCGGATTTGCCATCGAACGCTTGATGCGTTGGTGTGATAAAAACGATGTCGGATACGTCTTTGGCTTGCAGCACAACAACGTTTTAAACAAGCAAATCGCTTGCGAAATGACGCAAGCCCAGATTCGCCACGGACTCTATGGGGGCACGCAGTCCGTCTTCAAGTGGTTTCGCTACCGCACACAAAAATCTTGGGATTGCAGTCGCTGGGTCGTGGGTAAGGCGGAATATAGCAGCCAGGGCACCAACCCGCGTTTCGTGGTCACGAATCTCCCCAGTGAGGAAGGCATCGTTGATCCGACTTATCGTCGCGTTACTATCGACGGCAAGCGGGTGCGGCAGTTGCAGGATGCGGGAACGCTTTGCTCGGTGGCTATTAATCCGGAAGAGTTCTACCGCACACGCTACTGCCCGCGCGGCGAGATGGAGAACCGGATCAAGGAGACACAATTGGGGCTGTTTGCCGACCGCACCAGTTGTAGCAGGTTCGTGGCCAACCAGTTCCGCTTGATGCTTTCGTCCTTTGCATACGTGTTGCTCGATGGCGTGCGTCGCCTGGGACTTTCTGACACGAAGGCAGCACGCCTGCGCGTCGATACCATCCGTCTGCGGCTTCTCAAGATCGCCGCTCGCGTTCGGGTGACCAGCCGCCGTGTGGTCTTTCACATGGCGAGCCATTGTCCCTCCGAAGCTCTGTACGAGCACGTCATGCAGCGTCTGTGCCGCAGCGATTAA
- the groL gene encoding chaperonin GroEL (60 kDa chaperone family; promotes refolding of misfolded polypeptides especially under stressful conditions; forms two stacked rings of heptamers to form a barrel-shaped 14mer; ends can be capped by GroES; misfolded proteins enter the barrel where they are refolded when GroES binds): protein MAKQIVFDDDARGPLLAGVSKLARAVRSTLGPRGRNAVLDKGWGSPKVTKDGVTVAEDIELDDPFENLGAQLVKEAASKTNDVAGDGTTTATVLSEAIFREGLKAVASGADPMALGRGIAKAVDVVSDQIAKLATPINEKSKSEIKQVATIAGNNDPTIGNVLADAFTKVGKNGVITVEEGRGSETTVDVVEGMQFDRGFLSPHFVTNQDDVSVELDDCHILLFEEKISSNKKLIPLLEAASKSKKPLLIIAEDIEGEALATLVVNKMRGILSVAAVKAPGYGDRRKAIMGDIATLTGGQAIFKDLGIDLESVQLSDLGRAKKVRITSEATTMVGGAGKKADIEGRVEQIRREIDNTDSDYDREKLQERLAKLAGGVAQISVGAATETEMKERKALIDDARAATQAALEEGIVPGGGVALIRCTAAVQKLEKTLEGDQLAGARIIRKVLDQPLRAIANNAGLEGAVVVNRVNQMKGKNDGYDANADSYGDMLAAGIVDPAKVVRTSLTNAASVASLLLTTESLICDIPEEAEEGEGDHHHDHGMGGMGGMGGGMGGMGGMGGMGGMDMGGMM from the coding sequence GTGGCAAAACAGATCGTGTTCGATGATGACGCACGTGGCCCTCTATTGGCCGGCGTGAGCAAATTGGCCCGAGCGGTACGCAGCACTCTGGGGCCTCGCGGCCGCAACGCCGTGCTGGACAAGGGTTGGGGATCCCCCAAAGTAACCAAAGACGGTGTCACCGTCGCCGAAGATATCGAGCTGGACGACCCCTTCGAAAATCTCGGGGCGCAGCTGGTCAAAGAAGCAGCCAGCAAAACCAACGATGTGGCTGGTGACGGCACCACCACGGCCACCGTGCTCAGCGAAGCCATTTTCCGCGAAGGTTTGAAGGCCGTTGCCAGCGGTGCCGACCCGATGGCCCTGGGCCGCGGCATCGCCAAAGCCGTCGACGTGGTCAGTGATCAGATTGCCAAACTGGCGACGCCGATCAACGAAAAGTCCAAGTCGGAAATCAAGCAGGTTGCTACCATCGCTGGTAACAATGATCCGACCATCGGCAACGTGTTGGCCGACGCCTTCACCAAGGTCGGTAAGAACGGTGTGATCACGGTCGAAGAAGGTCGTGGCAGCGAAACCACCGTCGACGTCGTCGAAGGCATGCAGTTCGATCGCGGCTTCCTGTCGCCGCACTTCGTGACCAACCAAGACGATGTCTCGGTCGAATTGGACGACTGCCACATCTTGTTGTTCGAAGAAAAGATCAGCAGCAACAAGAAGCTGATCCCGCTGCTGGAAGCCGCCAGCAAGTCCAAGAAACCCTTGTTGATCATCGCCGAAGATATCGAAGGCGAAGCCCTGGCGACGTTGGTCGTGAACAAGATGCGTGGCATCCTGTCGGTCGCCGCTGTCAAAGCTCCCGGTTACGGCGATCGCCGCAAAGCCATTATGGGCGACATCGCTACCTTGACCGGTGGTCAGGCCATCTTCAAAGACCTGGGCATCGATCTGGAAAGCGTCCAGTTGAGCGATCTGGGACGCGCCAAGAAAGTTCGTATCACCAGCGAAGCGACCACCATGGTGGGCGGTGCTGGCAAGAAAGCCGATATCGAAGGACGCGTCGAACAGATCCGTCGCGAAATCGACAACACCGACAGCGACTACGATCGCGAAAAGCTGCAAGAACGACTGGCCAAGCTGGCCGGCGGAGTGGCCCAGATCAGCGTTGGTGCGGCCACCGAAACCGAAATGAAAGAGCGTAAGGCTCTGATCGACGACGCTCGCGCGGCCACACAAGCGGCCCTCGAAGAAGGCATCGTCCCCGGTGGTGGAGTCGCTTTGATTCGTTGCACCGCTGCGGTCCAGAAACTGGAAAAGACGCTCGAAGGTGACCAGTTGGCCGGCGCTCGGATCATCCGCAAAGTGCTGGATCAGCCGTTGCGTGCGATCGCCAACAACGCTGGCTTGGAAGGTGCCGTGGTCGTTAACCGCGTCAACCAAATGAAGGGCAAAAACGACGGCTACGACGCCAACGCCGACTCCTACGGCGACATGTTGGCAGCCGGGATCGTCGATCCTGCCAAGGTCGTTCGCACCTCGTTGACCAACGCTGCCAGTGTCGCATCGTTGTTGCTGACCACCGAATCGCTGATCTGCGACATTCCCGAAGAAGCGGAAGAAGGCGAAGGCGACCATCACCATGACCACGGTATGGGTGGCATGGGCGGAATGGGCGGCGGCATGGGAGGTATGGGCGGCATGGGAGGCATGGGCGGCATGGACATGGGCGGCATGATGTAA
- the groL gene encoding chaperonin GroEL (60 kDa chaperone family; promotes refolding of misfolded polypeptides especially under stressful conditions; forms two stacked rings of heptamers to form a barrel-shaped 14mer; ends can be capped by GroES; misfolded proteins enter the barrel where they are refolded when GroES binds) produces MAKQLLFEDHARARMLAGVEKLAKAVATTMGPTGRNVIINKSFGGPTVTKDGVTVAKEIELEDRFENMGAKLVVEVAQKTSDLAGDGTTTATVLARAIFKEGLRNIVAGSNPAAIRRGIDKAVQAATNQLLEMARPVTSKQEVAHVGAISANNDNAIGELLADALERVGNDGVTTVEEGKSRDTEVSYVDGMQFDKGFISPYFITDSTSMEAVMEDALILLYEKKISNIRDLVPLLEKTAQSGQPLVIVAEDVDAEALTLLVVNKLRGTLNVCAVKAPGFGDRRKAMLGDIASLTGGTLISEDLGIQLENVTLEQLGRAKKVVVDKGSTTIVEGGGKRDEIDKRVSQIRAQIEQSDSEYDKEKFQERLAKLAGGVAVISVGAETEAEMKQTKARLEDALHATRAAVEEGILPGGGVALVRCYDAVQAARKSAKGDERVGVDIVLSALDAPMRQIADNGGIDGSVVVDEVRQKKDNIGFNANTGEYVDMLKAGVIDPVKVVRTALANAASIAGLLLTTEALVTNYDDEDKDKRPVEGVIA; encoded by the coding sequence GTGGCAAAACAACTGCTATTTGAAGACCACGCGCGGGCTCGCATGCTCGCCGGCGTGGAAAAGCTGGCCAAAGCCGTCGCGACGACGATGGGCCCCACCGGGCGAAACGTGATCATCAACAAATCCTTCGGTGGCCCCACGGTTACCAAGGACGGGGTTACGGTCGCCAAAGAAATCGAACTGGAAGACCGGTTCGAAAACATGGGTGCCAAATTGGTCGTCGAAGTCGCTCAGAAGACCAGCGATCTGGCCGGCGACGGAACCACCACAGCCACCGTGTTGGCCCGTGCGATCTTCAAAGAAGGTTTGCGGAACATCGTTGCCGGCAGCAACCCGGCGGCCATCCGTCGCGGCATCGACAAAGCCGTTCAAGCCGCAACCAACCAGCTGCTGGAAATGGCTCGCCCGGTGACCAGCAAGCAGGAAGTCGCTCACGTCGGTGCGATTTCGGCGAACAACGACAACGCCATCGGCGAATTGTTGGCCGACGCGTTGGAGCGTGTTGGCAACGACGGTGTGACCACGGTCGAAGAGGGCAAGTCCCGCGACACCGAAGTCTCCTACGTTGACGGCATGCAGTTCGACAAAGGCTTCATCTCGCCCTACTTCATCACCGATTCCACCTCGATGGAAGCGGTTATGGAAGACGCTCTGATCCTGTTGTACGAAAAGAAGATCAGCAACATTCGCGATCTCGTTCCGCTGCTGGAAAAAACGGCTCAGTCCGGCCAGCCCTTGGTGATCGTGGCCGAAGACGTGGACGCCGAAGCGTTGACGCTGTTGGTGGTTAACAAGCTGCGTGGCACCTTGAACGTGTGTGCCGTCAAGGCTCCCGGTTTCGGCGATCGCCGCAAAGCCATGTTGGGCGACATCGCGTCCTTGACCGGCGGCACGCTGATCAGCGAAGACCTGGGCATCCAATTGGAAAACGTCACGCTGGAGCAACTCGGTCGCGCCAAGAAAGTGGTCGTCGACAAAGGCAGCACGACCATCGTCGAAGGCGGTGGCAAGCGTGACGAGATCGACAAACGCGTTTCGCAAATCCGCGCTCAGATTGAGCAGAGTGACAGCGAATACGACAAGGAAAAGTTCCAAGAGCGACTGGCCAAACTGGCCGGTGGTGTGGCTGTGATCAGCGTCGGTGCCGAAACCGAAGCGGAGATGAAGCAGACCAAGGCTCGTTTGGAAGACGCTCTGCACGCCACCCGTGCGGCTGTCGAAGAAGGCATCCTGCCCGGTGGTGGCGTGGCGCTGGTGCGTTGTTACGACGCCGTCCAAGCCGCCCGCAAGTCCGCCAAGGGCGACGAGCGAGTGGGCGTCGATATCGTGCTCAGCGCCCTCGATGCTCCGATGCGTCAGATCGCCGATAACGGCGGCATCGACGGCAGCGTGGTGGTCGACGAAGTTCGCCAGAAGAAAGATAATATTGGCTTCAATGCCAATACCGGCGAATACGTCGACATGCTCAAAGCCGGCGTCATCGACCCGGTCAAAGTGGTGCGAACCGCTCTGGCCAACGCGGCTTCGATCGCTGGATTGTTGTTGACCACCGAAGCTTTGGTGACCAACTATGACGACGAAGACAAGGACAAGCGGCCCGTCGAAGGCGTGATTGCCTAG
- a CDS encoding acyl-CoA dehydrogenase family protein, protein MSADAPKRPDTNSTSFAETALRLGGASDDESRRTGALDTADDQVEMLFAPQYQTANSPIHRAVWDRRVPTELFAAHPMTGRQAMPDDVAETIARCVGVVRGHKQAGTLLNEHNKIADQVLHDLAAVGYWGLLVDRQYGGRGFDFKHFAQLITQMATVDPTVAGLASVHGCIGAVDPVRTFGTAEQRQRFLPRLASGERLSAFALTEPCAGSDLTALRTTAVRDGDDYVVNGEKLFITNVLPGRTIGLVCLIDQRPAVLITDLPAKENEHFSLRRYGIYALKHTNNHGIVFRDFRVPVKNRLKPVGGDGLTIAYHGLNLGRIALCANAAGAMRMMLADMLPWAHYRQTYGQAIEKRELVRRRMGRLAGLIVGCDALVGWCSDLIDEGYRGEMECVIAKIFGSEAQKEAAIELYMKTHGGRSFLHGHLFGDNVHEFLAPCIYEGEGEMLGMALFKSLVKQHGREYFESIGQTLAERNVQSPNLLNPRHAWMLRKSLWRYATWMAGRTLRPSRWTATDEMSQEFERHVKFAQKTLSGSGDRISATMRKFQLKLTERQCRISALSQRVQDATVMLVTALYGAQHPDPITRQAADCLCRQLHQRITGRATSDRDFAAVTRLGQTIAEQGWQALDGVSAEPIKMPYRSPHEADNSSEGRHAS, encoded by the coding sequence ATGAGTGCCGACGCTCCCAAACGTCCTGATACCAATTCCACTTCGTTCGCCGAAACCGCCCTGCGTCTGGGCGGAGCCAGCGATGATGAATCGCGCCGTACCGGAGCCTTGGATACGGCCGACGACCAAGTCGAAATGTTGTTCGCTCCGCAGTACCAAACGGCCAACAGTCCGATTCATCGTGCCGTCTGGGATCGGCGTGTGCCCACCGAACTGTTCGCTGCCCATCCGATGACAGGTCGCCAAGCGATGCCGGACGATGTGGCCGAGACGATCGCCCGGTGTGTCGGCGTCGTCCGTGGACACAAACAAGCCGGCACCTTGCTGAACGAGCACAACAAGATCGCCGATCAAGTGCTCCATGATTTGGCGGCGGTGGGCTATTGGGGACTCTTGGTCGACCGCCAATACGGCGGTCGTGGCTTTGACTTCAAACATTTCGCTCAACTGATCACCCAAATGGCCACGGTGGATCCCACGGTCGCCGGATTGGCGTCGGTGCATGGCTGCATCGGAGCGGTGGATCCGGTGCGAACGTTTGGAACCGCGGAACAACGCCAGCGGTTTCTGCCGCGGTTGGCCAGCGGCGAGCGCTTGTCGGCGTTTGCGCTGACCGAACCGTGCGCCGGCAGCGATTTGACGGCGCTGCGAACCACTGCGGTCCGCGATGGCGACGACTATGTGGTCAACGGCGAAAAGCTGTTCATCACCAATGTGTTGCCGGGACGAACGATTGGACTGGTGTGTTTGATCGACCAGCGGCCCGCGGTATTGATCACCGACCTGCCGGCCAAAGAAAATGAACATTTTTCCTTGCGCCGCTACGGCATCTATGCGCTCAAGCACACCAATAACCACGGGATCGTATTCCGCGATTTCCGGGTGCCCGTGAAGAATCGGCTGAAACCCGTCGGTGGCGACGGACTGACGATCGCCTACCATGGGCTGAATCTCGGACGCATTGCGTTGTGCGCCAATGCGGCCGGCGCGATGCGGATGATGCTGGCCGACATGTTGCCGTGGGCTCATTACCGGCAGACCTATGGCCAGGCGATCGAGAAACGCGAGTTGGTGCGTCGGCGGATGGGGCGGCTGGCCGGTTTAATTGTCGGCTGTGATGCTCTGGTCGGGTGGTGCAGCGATCTGATCGACGAAGGCTATCGCGGCGAGATGGAATGTGTGATTGCCAAAATCTTCGGCAGCGAAGCTCAAAAGGAAGCGGCCATTGAACTGTATATGAAAACGCATGGCGGCCGTTCTTTCCTGCATGGCCATTTGTTTGGTGACAACGTGCACGAATTTCTGGCACCCTGTATCTACGAGGGCGAGGGCGAGATGCTGGGCATGGCGTTGTTTAAATCATTGGTTAAGCAGCATGGCCGTGAATACTTTGAATCGATCGGTCAGACGTTGGCGGAGCGAAACGTTCAATCGCCCAACCTGCTGAATCCGCGACACGCTTGGATGTTGCGGAAATCATTGTGGCGATACGCCACCTGGATGGCCGGACGAACACTGCGGCCCTCACGCTGGACCGCCACCGACGAGATGTCGCAAGAGTTCGAACGCCATGTGAAATTTGCTCAGAAGACGCTTTCCGGCAGCGGCGATCGGATCTCCGCGACGATGCGCAAATTTCAATTAAAACTGACCGAGCGGCAGTGTCGCATCAGCGCCCTTTCACAACGCGTGCAGGACGCAACGGTGATGCTGGTGACCGCCCTGTATGGTGCCCAACATCCGGATCCGATCACGCGTCAGGCGGCCGACTGTCTGTGTCGTCAATTGCATCAGCGAATCACCGGCCGGGCGACCAGTGATCGTGACTTCGCGGCCGTGACGCGGCTTGGGCAAACCATCGCCGAACAGGGTTGGCAGGCGCTTGATGGCGTGTCGGCGGAGCCCATTAAGATGCCGTATCGTTCGCCGCACGAAGCGGACAATAGCAGCGAGGGCCGTCATGCTTCGTAG